The window CTGTCGCGAGTGCCTACATCAACGATCAGCTAAACGCTAAATTCGAAGCCAGCCGCACGGCTACCGCGTGGCTGCAAGACCGCCTTCAGGAACTTGGACAGCAGGCTTTAACCGCCGAGCGCGCCGTTAGTGCATTCAAGTCGCAGAACAATATCGTCGCGGCTGGCGGGAAGTTGATGGACGAGCAACAAGTAAGCGATCTCAACAGCCGCCTAGTCGGCGCGCGCGCTCAAACCTCCGACGCTCTGACCAGGCTAAACCGGTTCCAGGTCATTCTGCGGTCCAATTCCGAGAACGCGAATGCAGCAACAGCCAGTCTGGATGCGGCGATTTCCGACGTCTTGACCAGTCCGATTATCAACAATTTGCGCCAACAATATCTTGATTATTCGAGACGCGAGGCGGAATGGTCTGGCCGTTTCGGGCGAGACCATCTTGCTGTGGTCAATCTTCGCGCGAGAATGCGGGACATACGTTCATCGATACTGGACGAGGTACGTCGACTTACCGAAGCCAGCAAGAGTGACTACGAAATAGCAAAGCAGCGACAGGAAGAAATCGAGAAGCAACTCGCCCAGGCAGTATCTCAATCAAGGACGACGGGCTCGGCCGAGCTGACCGTGCGCGAACTCGAAATGACCGCCAAGGGCTACCGAAACCTCTACGAAAGTTTTCTTCAGCGATATATGGGATCGGTTCAGCAGGAATCATTTCCGATTACGGAAGCCCGCGTAATTTCGCCCGCATCGCCTCCGCAAGGCAAAAGCAAGCCGAAGACCACATTGATACTTGCGCTCGGTTTCTTTGGCGGCATCGCTCTGGGCACAGGACTGGGACTTCTGCGGGATATTATGGATCGTGTTTTCCGTACAACGGCTCAGGTTGAGGCAATGCTGCACATGCCCTGTCTGTCCCTAGTGCCGCTGATGAAGGCTTCGCTTCCTCCACGACAATTGTCCCGCGCGCAATCTCAGAACGATACGGCTATGGGTCCCAGAATTATTGTCCGTGGTCCGGAAATATTCTGGGCCGCAATCTCCATGCCGCTGTCACGTTTCACCGAATCGCTTCGCGCGGTGAGGCTTGCCATTGATTTAAATCTCACAAATGCGTCGAACAAGGTTATCGGCATCACCTCGTCGCTTCCCAACGAGGGGAAATCGACCATCTCCGCTGCCCTGGCGGAACTCATAGCTCATTCAGGTGGAAGAGTTATCCTCGTTGATTGCGACTTAAGAAACCCCTCCCTGTCCTGCAGCTTGGCGCCGACGGCGAAAGCCGGCCTTGTTGAGGTAATATCGGGTGAAAAGTCGCTGGAGGAGACCGTTTGGAGAGACCCAAAAACACACTTGTTCTTCTTACCTACGGTGAAGAAGTCCCCGCTTTTCCATACCAGCGAGATCCTCGCGGCTGATCAGACCAAAATGCTGTTCGACAAATTGCGCACCAATTTTGACTACGTCATCGTCGATCTCCCCCCCTTGGCGCCGATTATTGACGTCCGGGCGACCGCTCCATTGATAGACGCCTTCATCCTCGCGATCGAATGGGGGCGAACCAAGACCGACGTTGTCCAGCACGCCCTTCATATGGCTCCGAATGTGCATGAAGCGCTGATCGGAGCCGTGCTCAACAAGACCGATATGAAGGCGATTAAGCGGTACGACACCTATCATAACGATTACTACAGCAATAAGCATTATGCTCGGTATGGCTACACCGGTTAATTAATACCTATGCTCCTGTTGATGCATCAGGACCACCTGTTCGGAAGGTCTCGCTATGTCAGTCGGTAAGATGTGGCAATTTAGCAACGATGACTTTATCTGATTAAATCCACGCCAGTCAGGACTAGCTTGAATCGTTCAGCAGTGCGAACGTGGTCTAGTGAGTTTGCTCTGGGGGCCACTTGTTCGAATCAAGCAACAGTTGGGTCAAGGCTTGCGTAGCCCTCGCGACTTTGTCGCTCGGAGGGTGCGCTTTTATGCCCGCCAGCGGTCCTCAGGGGGCAGATGTCCGAGAGGCGCAATCGTCGGAAACAGTCAGTCTTCCTTACGCATTGGTAAAGTTGACTCCTGAAGTCGTTCATATTCTGACTCAGAATACCACGAAGCTGTCAAGCGCGTTTGCCGATCGTAGTCCCCCCAAGGCTTTTCGCTTCGGGATCGGTGATACCGTCAGCGTAACGATCTTCGAGGCCGCTGCAGGGGGCTTGTTCATTCCGGCCGAAGCGGGAGTTCGGCCTGGCAATTTTGTCACCATCCCCAACCAGGCGGTCGATAACAACGGTAATATCTCCGTGCCCTATGCTGGCGCTATTCGAGCAAAAGGCAGGACACCCGCCGAAGTCCAGCAGGCGATCGTCGCGGCTCTTAAGGAGCGCGCGATCGAACCTCAAGCGGTAGTTTCGCTGATTGAGCAGCGAACGTCCCTCATCAGCGTGCTCGGCGATGTGCGCGCTGCCGGACGGTTTCCGGCAAGCGCGGCCGGGGAACGTATCCTCGACGCAATTACTCGCGCGGGCGGGCCCAGTACCCAAGGTTATGATACGTGGGTTACGCTTGAACGCGAAGGACACCGAGCGAGCGTCCCATTTGGCGCGGTGGTTTATGAGCCGGCCAACAACATCTACGCGCTCCCGAATGACGTAATATACCTCTACACTCAACCTCAGACCTTTGTGGCGTTTGGCGCCGCGGGAACACAGGGACAGTATAAGTTCGATGCGTGGCGAATTTCACTTGCGGAAGCGGTCGGAAAGCATGGCGGCCTCAGCGATTCACTTGCCGACCCGGCCGCAGTATTCCTTTATCGTGGCGAAACACGAGAAGTCGCGCAGCGACTTGGCGTAGATTGCTCGCGTTTTCAGGGACCCATTATTCCGATCATTTATAACGTTAATTTCCGAGATCCGTCCGGGTACTTTCTCGCCCAATCGTTCGATATGCGAAACAAGGATGTGATCTATACTTCCAATGCGGTATCCGTGGAGACCACGAAGTTCCTGAGCTACCTGCGAACCATCATGGCCACCGTGAACGACCCGATCATATATGCGACCAATGGATATGCGCTGAAGGCGGCGATCCAAGGGGTCGGTTCATCGACTATCATCACAACGCCGACGCCGATTGTCACCGGGCCGTAATCCGTTCTCCGGATAGCTTTCAGAACCGCAGTTGTGGGCGTATTGGCAGCGCTTCATCGCTAGCGTTAGTCTTTTCTTATATCTCAAAAGCCAGCCGTGCGGCCTGACGGGCTTCGGCACAAGCGATGCTGCCGGCTCCCGCTTGTAGAATGCATGCAATTTAGGCATGCTGTTCGTCCATGATGATGATGGTCCGGTGACAGCCGCATTCATACTTTTGGGTTCACTGATCGCGATCACGCCGATCCTGGTGATCGTGGGTGGCGCTCTTGTTGATGGATGCCTCCTGGTCGTCACGTCAACGATGGTCGCCTTGGTGGCCCTGACGATCCACCCGGGCGAGCTTCGTCGCTTCACCGAGCTCGTAAAGTCGGTTGCGATCATTCTGGCCATCCCGTGCATCTGGATGCTCATTCAGATTGTGCCGCTTCCGAGCAGGTCCCTGATCAACCCGGCCTGGCTCAGTGCATCCATTGCTCTTAGCAAGCCAGTCATCGGCACTATCAGTCTTGATATTGGCGCGACGCTACTTTCTCTCGCTCGGTATTGCTTTATTGCAGCGATCGCAATCGTCACCACGGCCATTGCGCTCGACCGACAGCGCGCAGAAAATATTCTTTCGCTGCTCACCACGGTCACCGCTTTCATCGCCGCAGCCCTGATCCCCTTGCAGCTCGGCTATCTGCATTTTTTCGGCTTCGAACTCTCCATCAAGCGCGCCGATCCAGTCAATATCGCCGTGATTGGCATGATCCTGGCCTGTTCGACCGCAATCCGCGCTTACGAGAGCTATGAGCTGCGCCGTGACAAGAACGGAAGAGCTTCAGCAGCTGACACCATCGCGGTAGCGCCCTCGGTGGTTGCTTTTGTCATTTGCCTTTCCGCCATCATGATCGATGGGGACGGCGTTCTGCTTTTTTCAGCACTGTGTGGAGTTGGCGTGTTGATAACTATATCGGCTATCCGGAGGCTGCGACTTGGTCCGTGGGGGCATGCAGGGACAGCCGGGATCGCAATCGTTGTCGCTATCGGCTTCTTTTCGTCAGCTCTTGCAACCAAAGACCTCGATCTAACTCTCGCACTGTCCAACCAAACCCACATCGCCGTCACGGAACGCATGCTTTCCGATGTAAACTGGGCGGGGTCAGGTGCTGGAACATTTGAAGCTCTTTTGCCTATATATCGGGACGTAGACGACACCTATTCCTATGAGCTTCCCACCGCAGCGGCGTGGACTGCCATAGAGATGGGGCGGCCGTTTCTTTGGGGAGGAATCATCCTCGCCGCGACCGCAGCGATAACACTCTTCAGGCGGGCGTTACTTCGTGGCCGGGACTACTTCTATGCCGGCACGGGTGCGGCTTGCATCGTCGCGCTTCTGGTCTCCTTCTTTTCCAACGCAGGAACGTTCGGGTTGACCGAATCATTTTTGATGAGCGTCATCTATGGACTGGCTCTCGCTCAAAGCAGAAGTTGGAGTGCCCAAGCTTTCGCAGGCGGGGAACATTAAATTGGAGATCCGCCGATCAGAAAGAGCCGTGTTACCGCGATGAGAAAGAACCTCTGATGAGCCTACCCGGTCAAGCTCAATCGTGGATCCGCATCGGGCTCGCCACGCTCAGTCTGGCGCTAGCTACGCAGGCGGCCTGGATTGTCCTGGCTGAATTTTATCATCCGCATGGCATTCAATTTCCAACCGATCGGCATACGGGCTTCGTGACGCGCCTCGAACGAGACAACGCCAAGCGCGCCGCATCACTCGCTGTCGTCCGGGGAGATCTGTGGGCGGAGAGCGCATTTGCGTACGCAGAACTGCTCTGGACGGACCGAGCTCTGGCGCTGGATGCCCAGGATGAGCTAAATCAAGAAGTTCTGAAAGACCTACAGCGCGCTCTGCAGTACTCGCCTCATCGCGGTGACGTCTGGCTCATGTTTGCGGCCGTAGTGGATCGATTTCACATTCCGGGATACCAGCCGAGTTCGCTGCTCAAGATGTCCTACTATACTGCACCAAATGAACTCGCATTGCTTCCGCTGCGCTTGAACGTTTCGCTTCGTGCAACAGGAATTCAAGACCCGGAAATTCAAGACTTGATCAAAAGAGACATCCGCATCGTCCTCACCCGCGCCCCCGCGTTGAAGCCCGATCTAGCTGCCGCTTACAAAACTGCGTCGCCACAGGGCAAGGCATTTGTCGAGCGGGTGGTTGACGAAGTCGATCCGGCCTATGCTGGGACAGTGCGCGGCGGTTCCCAGTGATTGCGCCACAATCTTTTCGCCTTCTGTCTGCTTATTGCTCGGAGAATGGCCCACTCTTCTGGAGCATTCTCGAGCCGATCTGAATCGGGACGGGATTTCCAAGGGAGGCGAATTGTGCTTCAGCTGCAAAAGATGCAGCTGCCATCCGCGCTGGCCAACCTGACGCCGCGCCTTTGGCAAATCCGCCTGCAGCCGCCGCCCCGGCCGGCGCCGCCAGGAAGTCGGTACACGATCATCCATCACTCTATTTTACGAGAGTTCCGAGGCGTCAGTTGAACTTGCCGGGTGCGGACACTTGAATCGGCGAGGCCCGCATGCTCAAGCACACTGCGGACGTATAGACCTGCGAGGTACCCGATTTGGACCGCAAGCAAACCTGATAGCGACCAGAACCCATATGCAGCGCCGTATACAATCGTCGCAACAAGGGACTCCAGCAAAACGATGGCCATCAATCCGAGAAGACTTCGGACCGCGAAAACAGAACCGGTCACCAGTCCGGCAAAAAAGTGTATCGCGGCTCCGTAGATCAATGCCACCCGCTCCAGTTTTAATTTTGAATGCTAGAGCAGATTCCTCTTAATCCAAGCCGTATCCGGCGTGAGCGAAGAAGTTTATGCATTCGTCAGGTTTGAACTGTTGCAACGCATTGGCGGCGGCTCGCTCGAGAGCGTCGAGGGTTCGCGCGGCGGACTTGCGCACATGTGCCTTGAGCTTGGCGAAGGCATTTTCGATCGGATTGAGGTCGGGACTGTAGGGCGGCAGATAGTGGAGTTCGGCGCTGCAGGCTTCAATGGCTTGCCTGACGCCCGCGACCTTGTGAGCGGCCAGATTGTCCATAATGACGATATCGCCTGAGCGCTGGGGACCAACATCTGCTCGACCCAGGCCAAGAAGCACTCTCCGTCCATCGGACCATCGAGAAGCATCGGCGCAACGAAGCCCGCAAGCGTGAGACCGCCGACAAAGGTGACTGTCTTCCAATGACCGTGCGGAATTGCGGCGCGGCAACGCTCGCCTTTGGGCGCCCAGCCACGAAGGCGCGCCATCTTCGTCGAAAGGCCGCTCTCATCGATGAAGATCAGGCGTTCGGGGTCAAGATCGTCTTGGCCATCGAACCAAATCTCGCGCGCGGCCTTTACATCCGCGCGCTCTTGCTCGCTGGCGTGGGCGGTCTTTTTTTATGCGTCTGGCCGTGCCGATCGAGAAACTTCCACACAGCGGTCCTCACAACGGTCACGCCGCGTTCCTCCCGCAACCGCTCGACCATCTCGTCAAGCGTTGTGTCGGGCGCCTCGGCAAGCGCGCGCAGAATGAAATCCGCATGCCCATCAAGCACGGACCCCTTCGGCTTGCCCTGTTTGGCAGGGCGAACTTCCCCCGTTGCCCGCTTCAGCCGCGCCCATGTCCCGGCCGTCGCAATCCCGATCGCAAAGCGCTCCGCCGCCTGACGCGTCGATACCCCGCCTTCGATCGCCGAAACTACCCGCTCGCGTAAATCCATGCTGTACGGCTTGCCCATCCCATCCTCCCGACTCAGTCGCAAAGATGGAATCAGCATTCCCACCTCTAGAGAATCCCCTCCGACTCACTTTTTGGGGAATGTGCTCTAGGAGCGTTTCGTTAACGGGACCTGAAGGGAAACGCACATTTAATTATTTTTTTAAATTCTCCTTGCCGATATAACTGCTGCTGATATAATCAATTAAATACAATATTTTATTTAATTTATTATGGGAGTTGGCATCCCAAACCCAAAATGAACAGAGTCGAACGACACATTTTTGTACCCGAGAGCGTTCCAGCTACTGGTCTGAGGGGCCAGTCGTTCGGAGAACGCAAATGGCCTATCCATTACGACTCCATTGAACTCATTACCATTCTGGCTGATCTGGTCACGATCATATCGGCAGGCATTTTAGCCGGCACCACCTATCACTTCTACTCCTTTGGGACGCTGGGTGAAATCGATCGATATTTCGGTTCGGCGATTGTCGTCTCAGCCATCTTTGTTTCACTGATGAAAAGCCGCGGAATGTACGAGCCGAAAGAAATGTTGGCCGTGCGCAGCCAGGCCCGGACCATTTGCGTAATTTGGAGCAGCGTGTTTTTCCTGCTCGCCGGCGCAGTTTTTGCCCTGAGATTAGGCAATGAACTTTCACGTGGCGCAAACGTGCTTTTTGCCATATTTGGCTTGATCGCGTTGGTCGTTTGCCGAAATTTTTGGCGGACTCTTCTAACGCAAGGCATAGCTCGCAGGAGGTTTTCCGGCCGCAACGTCGTCTTGATTACGGATCATCTGCGAGCCGGCAAGATGGCTATTCCTGCCATCCTCGAAAGCCACGGCTTTCATTTGGAGCGCCACTTCACCTTGCCGCCGCCAAAGCAGGGGTCACGCAGGCGCGAAGAGATTATTTCCAATGCGATAGCTTATATTCGCGGATCCAACGTGGAAGAGATCATCGTGGGGGCTGACACCAACCATTGGCCCGAACTGCGCAGCCTTATCGATAAACTCCGGGTTCTACCCTTTCCCGTCAATTTCATTCCTCTGGGGGCCACATCGGAAATTTTTGAGCGACCTTCCCGCCAACTCGGAAATGCCACCTATATAGAACTGCAGCGCGGCCCATTGACGTCCTTTGATTGCTTGGCAAAGCGGTGTGTTGACATCGCATGCGCTGGCACGGCACTGCTCGCCCTCTTGCCTCTGCTGATAATTGTGGCTGTCGCAATCAAGCTGGACTCACCAGGGGTGATTTTTTTCCGACAGCGACGCTGCGGATTTAATGGCAGGTGCTTTAAAATTCTGAAATTCCGGAGCATGTCGGTCTTAGATGATGGCGCATCAATTCATCAAGCGCAGAGCACCGACGAGAGAACTACGCGTCTGGGTAAGTGGTTGCGCCGAACAAGTATCGATGAGCTGCCGCAATTGATCAACGTCCTCGAAGGCAGCATGTCACTTGTCGGCCCGCGCCCACACGCTGTTGCCCACGATACCCAATTCGACAAGCTCGTGCGACATTACGCGAAGCGGCATCGAGTAAAGCCTGGACTTACTGGCTGGGCACAAGTGAACGGATGTCGTGGGCCGACCCCAACACTCGCATCCATCGAGCGACGCGTCGAACTCGATCTCTGGTACATAGATAATTGGAGTCTCGTACTTGACTTCAAAATTATGCTCCGTACCGCCTTTGAAGTCGTCCGAGGCCGCAACGCGTACTAGGTGCCTGGTCCCTGCATTTCGCCGGTCTGCTTTCAGTGGCGCGGCTATCGCAGGGAAGGGCCTAGCGATACTGCTTAGGCTCGCTTGCGTCGGCTTTGGCTTTTCGATCCCGTCGCTTCGCCGATCTTGAAATCATCGATTTTCCGGCCGGATTTGATTGCTGCTGCAAGCCAACGAGGTTGCTTTCCCCGACCAGACCAAGTCTCGGATGGTATCAATGGGTTTTGATATTTTGGGAAGACCCTCGGATATTTACGCCGAGGCTTATCGAGACTGCGCGGTCGCAGTTCACCCTCCTCAATAAAGTCCTTACCGCGGTTGAGAAGCGCTAAACGCTTCTCCAATTCCCGCTTTTCTGCGCCTATCCTTATGGACAGTATCCTGCTCGTTTCTTCATGAAGCGCCCAAAGTTCATCGATCGTCAGCGCTTCCAAATCAACCTTCTTCATGAATTACCGCCCCGTATTCCGATTCATCGACGCATTTGGCTCAGATCCGAGCATCGAAACATCAAATTAAATATGTAAGCCCAACCCGGCAGGTTCGCAACGGAGATTTCACGAAGCCGAGGTTTTCCCCAAACCACAAGATTTTCCCCAAACCACCAGCCGTGCATCGTCCAGACGCACCGAAGCATACCAAGAGCTTGATCCTCTTCTGATTTTCCGAACACTGTAGTAAGTGCCAGATGCAAGAAACGAGCGTCGTTCCCCGAAATTGCAAGCTGGTTCGTAGACAGCCTCCCGCGGGAGGACACTTGCGCATGATACCATGCCTGCGCGATTAAAAAAATCCGCAGCGGGTATGAATCCCTACTTATTACATCGAGTCTAAAGTCGCTGGCCGCGGCAGACGGACTGGGCGGCTAGGTACGGCGCCGCATGCGCTTTACGGCGCCGGTCTTGGTATTTATTTTATTTACTGGGCCGTCTTGGCTGATCTTGAAATCGTCAATCTTATGTCCTTTTTTGAGGGCGATAACGAGCCAGCGCGGCTGCTTTCCACGCCCGGACCAGGTTTCCGACGAGGAAGCCGGGTTGCGGTATTTTGGAAAAACCCTCGGATACTTGCGGCGTGTCGGGCCGCTGGAAGCGGTCTCGGAGCCCGCCCGCGCCTTCACCTCGTCGGGGTTAAGCTTCGCCAAGCGCTTTTCCAGTTCGTCTTTCTCGACGATTATTCGATCGGAAAGTATCTTTGTGATCTCCTCATGGAGAAGCCAAAGGTCTTCAAATCGCATTTCATTCAGATCGGTTTTTGGCATATTAATCTCGCGATCGCCGTCGTCTTTCCTGTGACCAGTTACCATTGCGGTGCGCCCCCAAGTAAATCTCTACAAATGCACGGCGATTTGGCCCATTTTACACCGATTCTCCTGCAAATTAAATATTAATTTCGTAATTATCATGGTTTTCTAATTAAAATTAATATTTAATACCCCTCGCCCCCGGCCGCCCGCTGTGTTTTAAAGCTCGCTGCCATGCAACCCCCGCCTTCCCGTGGGGGAGCAAGCCGCGTGAGCAGGTCGATTTCACCTCGTTTTAGAGGGCGCCGATCTACCGCACGAAAGAGTGGGGACCCAAGACACAGCAACAGGGACCGACGCCGGCGCGGTTAAAGCATTCGGGAATAGTGCGGTCCCCTGGAACATTATGCCTGGCTATCGCCGGCTCGCCCGACTGCTTGCCGATGCCGGGAGAGGTCTCGGCTGTGACCCCGCCCAACGGATCTGGCGCAGCGAGGGTCGAAAGTGCCCCGGGAAACAGACGCAGCGGGACCGATTCTGGCTGAACAACGCCCCCTGGTCAAAGTTAAGGCCCCGGCATTGCAACCCTGCCCGGAGCGGCCATTTCGTCGAAGTACTGCCCCCCCCGACGGTAGTAACTTCGGCTCATGACGCAGAACGGCACGTTTACCGGGGAATATCCGGCGACCAGGCCGTTCGCCGGATAGGTGGCTTTGAAAGCATCGAAACCACGATCGACGTCATGCTCAAACGAGGCGACCCGTGAAACTTGCTTTTCATTCGGAGCGAATGTTGCTGGTTCGATCTGGATCGGGGCCAGCAACGCGGCAGTCTCGATTGATCCGGTCCAAATTATCCAGCAGATCAGCTGAGCTCCAAGGCAAAAGCTTATCTTCCAACGCGGAGCGAATCGTTCGGATTTCGCTCAAAGAAATTTTACGCAGCTCGATCTGCAATGTTAAGGCTGTGGACGTTGTCATGCTTACGGTCAACGGAAGAAGCCGCTTCTTGGCGGCATGAATGTTTATGAGCGAGCGTTGCACTATTTCAGCGTGCTCAACGTTGCAGACCGCCATTTTAACCTCCGCACAACTATGCGAGACGTGAAGTCGCGTCACAACAGTGTTATTGCCCTGACAGCCTCATCAGAAGTCTTTTGAATCAGATAAAATTAAATATGCTTTTGTGTATGACAAGGACGGCGTACTGCGGGTTCAAAAGAATTTAATATTTTTTATTATGCTCCTATGACAGCGATTTCGATCTGGCCGGAGCCTTGTCCGCAAGCTCCACCTCAAGGCATTTCCATTGCTGCTGTCGGTCAGCGAACTCGCTTGACCGGACCGTTTCCAAGCGCATTGCGCAATCCTAATCCAATACCTCCCACCGGATCTCTCCACATTGTATCCCCCTGTAAGTCTTCGCCTATTTTACAGAGACACGGATGTCATTCAGGCGCGGCCCGTCACGGGGCCATGGCTGCGTCCATTCGAGTCACCGTTGATTGCGTGCAGGAGGGGGCTGTTTAAATTATATTGCAGTTATTAAAATTGCTTAATCAGGCTTAGGTCGAGGTTGCGTGCGGCGATTTCCAAAACCTGACGCGTCGTTGATAATTTCGATTAGCATATTGATGTGCCATGCATGCTTCATCTTGAACCCACGCGAGGTAAGGTGAGGCGAACAACACAGATGAGGCTGTCACTAAAAGCCATACGGCTGCTGCGTCGGCACAGGGAATTGCCCAGCCAGCGCGAAACATTACTTTCTCTGCGCAAAAAATTGCAAAACGCCAAGCTATCCTAGCAACGAGATCGCAAGGCGACGTAGGGCCAGGTACATTGAGTTACTGCACAGCTGCGAACAACTGCTCTGTCTACGTGAAAAAGCGCGTCAGACGCGCCACCCAGCGCGAACAAAAATCTCAACAGAATAAGACGGGCAACACTGCGCTTCGCCACGCACATGAAGAACACGCTGTTCTGGCGACTAGCGGCCGTGGCTATATGTATTTAAACCATGAACAAACGCTCACGCACAACGCGGGCGTTTACCTTGACCGCGCAGCAACCGTCCCTTGCCGGCCCTGGTGCCTGGTCAGCTAGCTTGGTTGTCATTTTCGCGACTAAACACGAACCCTGAAACTCACGGCTTCACGTGCGGCCGCTGTGCATGATCACTCTCGCTCCTGGCGCTGGTTTCTCACTCAGGCAATTGCGCGGGAAACGACTGCACCGGCTGCTACTAATGTACTGCTGGTGAGCCGTCAGGGAACAAAGTCCAGCCTTGTTTTTCCCAGACATGCTCAATCCCGTCTGCGTTATCACCACTCACCGCATCACGGAAGGCGAGCTGTAACTGGTCCGAGATCTGCTCCAGGTCTTGCAAGCGTTTGAGAGCAGCATGGAAAATTTCACTGCGCTCCGCACTGATGGCATTCATCCTCAGAAATTTGAAGAGTTCTCGCCGCTCTTGGACGAGTGCAAGTGCGACGTCGCACATCTTTACCAGTTCCCCAAGGGGGGCTCTTTCCTTCGGCGCATATTCAAAAAGCTTGTTCATAATCAAAAACCCTCCGTCCAAACAAAACGCGGCAAAAGAATTTTCACGCTGTCTCTATTTCGAGCAGCCGGTAACAATTAGCCACCATCGAGTGGCGTTTTTGGCCCTCCTTCAGCACAATGAAAGCCACCACGCTGCCCGCACTTCGCAAAGCTTCAATGCGGCAGCAATCGCCTTCCATGCGAGCAATCAACTAAGCGGTCAGATGAAGTTTTGGAGTTGTCGATTCAACGGTGTTGCATTCTGCGAAATGAAAGGAGATTTTATTCAGCGCTCTGCGCTTCCACGTCTCAGCCTCGGCGAGGAACTTCCAGCTTTCCTCGGGATGAAACGCAGCGCGTTGGCGGCACATGCTTTCCATTGCATGGCAGCGCAAAAATTC is drawn from Nitrobacteraceae bacterium AZCC 2146 and contains these coding sequences:
- a CDS encoding transposase (product_source=COG3415; cog=COG3415; pfam=PF01710; superfamily=46689), with protein sequence MGKPYSMDLRERVVSAIEGGVSTRQAAERFAIGIATAGTWARLKRATGEVRPAKQGKPKGSVLDGHADFILRALAEAPDTTLDEMVERLREERGVTVVRTAVWKFLDRHGQTHKKRPPTPASKSARM
- a CDS encoding Undecaprenyl-phosphate glucose phosphotransferase (product_source=TIGR03023; cog=COG2148; pfam=PF02397,PF13727; tigrfam=TIGR03023; transmembrane_helix_parts=Inside_1_37,TMhelix_38_60,Outside_61_69,TMhelix_70_87,Inside_88_107,TMhelix_108_127,Outside_128_136,TMhelix_137_156,Inside_157_304,TMhelix_305_326,Outside_327_490), giving the protein MNRVERHIFVPESVPATGLRGQSFGERKWPIHYDSIELITILADLVTIISAGILAGTTYHFYSFGTLGEIDRYFGSAIVVSAIFVSLMKSRGMYEPKEMLAVRSQARTICVIWSSVFFLLAGAVFALRLGNELSRGANVLFAIFGLIALVVCRNFWRTLLTQGIARRRFSGRNVVLITDHLRAGKMAIPAILESHGFHLERHFTLPPPKQGSRRREEIISNAIAYIRGSNVEEIIVGADTNHWPELRSLIDKLRVLPFPVNFIPLGATSEIFERPSRQLGNATYIELQRGPLTSFDCLAKRCVDIACAGTALLALLPLLIIVAVAIKLDSPGVIFFRQRRCGFNGRCFKILKFRSMSVLDDGASIHQAQSTDERTTRLGKWLRRTSIDELPQLINVLEGSMSLVGPRPHAVAHDTQFDKLVRHYAKRHRVKPGLTGWAQVNGCRGPTPTLASIERRVELDLWYIDNWSLVLDFKIMLRTAFEVVRGRNAY
- a CDS encoding DNA-binding protein H-NS (product_source=KO:K03746; cath_funfam=4.10.430.10; cog=COG2916; ko=KO:K03746; pfam=PF00816; smart=SM00528; superfamily=81273); protein product: MKKVDLEALTIDELWALHEETSRILSIRIGAEKRELEKRLALLNRGKDFIEEGELRPRSLDKPRRKYPRVFPKYQNPLIPSETWSGRGKQPRWLAAAIKSGRKIDDFKIGEATGSKSQSRRKRA
- a CDS encoding DNA-binding protein H-NS (product_source=KO:K03746; cath_funfam=3.30.2160.10,4.10.430.10; cog=COG2916; ko=KO:K03746; pfam=PF00816; smart=SM00528; superfamily=81273), with protein sequence MVTGHRKDDGDREINMPKTDLNEMRFEDLWLLHEEITKILSDRIIVEKDELEKRLAKLNPDEVKARAGSETASSGPTRRKYPRVFPKYRNPASSSETWSGRGKQPRWLVIALKKGHKIDDFKISQDGPVNKINTKTGAVKRMRRRT
- a CDS encoding hypothetical protein (product_source=Hypo-rule applied), with amino-acid sequence MAVCNVEHAEIVQRSLINIHAAKKRLLPLTVSMTTSTALTLQIELRKISLSEIRTIRSALEDKLLPWSSADLLDNLDRINRDCRVAGPDPDRTSNIRSE
- a CDS encoding hypothetical protein (product_source=Hypo-rule applied), producing MNKLFEYAPKERAPLGELVKMCDVALALVQERRELFKFLRMNAISAERSEIFHAALKRLQDLEQISDQLQLAFRDAVSGDNADGIEHVWEKQGWTLFPDGSPAVH
- a CDS encoding hypothetical protein (product_source=Hypo-rule applied) encodes the protein MFIIKNPPSKQNAAKEFSRCLYFEQPVTISHHRVAFLALLQHNESHHAARTSQSFNAAAIAFHASNQLSGQMKFWSCRFNGVAFCEMKGDFIQRSALPRLSLGEELPAFLGMKRSALAAHAFHCMAAQKFLHRYLPIC